Proteins from one Flavobacterium sp. N2038 genomic window:
- a CDS encoding MBL fold metallo-hydrolase produces the protein MKVTITHIDTACVLININGYKILTDPTLDKKDGFFPQYVSSPMAFSKKYISPFLSIEEIGKVDLVLLSHDHHSDNLDKKGRAFIKTVPVVLSTKDAVRRLKNTNTIGLDNWQEYQVETEKVKSLKITAIPAQHTNIKRLDKIMGKVIGFTLEWGGQTNGCMYISGDTVLFDGLYELEQKKKVDIAILHLGAGAFPYLKKNLRVTMNGKEAIATTQLLNPSIVIPIHYEGWWHFKQSVKSLKSEIERSELNEKFLWLKSGTETFLSE, from the coding sequence ATGAAAGTTACAATTACACATATTGACACTGCCTGCGTGTTGATAAACATTAATGGATATAAAATTTTAACAGATCCTACCTTAGATAAAAAGGATGGTTTTTTTCCGCAGTATGTCAGCAGTCCTATGGCATTTTCAAAAAAGTATATTAGTCCTTTTTTATCAATCGAAGAAATAGGAAAAGTAGATTTGGTTTTATTAAGCCACGATCATCATAGTGATAATTTAGATAAAAAAGGCAGAGCTTTTATTAAAACTGTTCCAGTTGTTCTTTCAACAAAAGATGCGGTAAGACGTTTGAAAAATACCAATACAATTGGTCTTGATAACTGGCAGGAATATCAGGTTGAAACAGAAAAAGTAAAGAGTTTAAAAATTACTGCTATACCGGCTCAACATACCAATATCAAACGACTGGATAAAATTATGGGTAAGGTTATAGGTTTTACTTTAGAGTGGGGAGGACAAACAAACGGTTGTATGTATATTTCTGGAGATACAGTACTTTTTGACGGATTGTATGAACTGGAACAAAAGAAAAAAGTTGATATCGCAATTTTACATTTAGGAGCCGGCGCATTCCCATATTTAAAAAAGAATCTAAGAGTAACCATGAATGGTAAAGAAGCAATTGCAACCACTCAGCTTTTAAATCCAAGTATTGTAATTCCTATACATTATGAAGGATGGTGGCATTTTAAACAATCGGTAAAGTCATTAAAAAGCGAAATTGAAAGATCGGAACTAAATGAAAAATTTCTATGGCTTAAAAGCGGTACCGAAACCTTTCTTTCAGAATAA